A single genomic interval of Halomonas sp. GT harbors:
- a CDS encoding quaternary amine ABC transporter ATP-binding protein encodes MDETRPVKIQVRGLSKVFGKQPKKALELRDQGLKRPEILEKTGQTLGLSNISFDVYEGELLVIMGLSGSGKSTLIRCLNRLIDTTEGEIIIDGENIPTLSEKALLECRRRHFSMVFQNFALFPHRTVRQNAEFGLEIRGVDKAERKQIAQSALTQVGLDGWEEAYPNQLSGGMQQRVGLARALANDSTVLLMDEAFSALDPLIRKDMQQELLQLQSKMQKTTVFITHDLDEALNIGDRIVLLKDGEVVQIGTPEEILTQPADDYVRRFIEGVDRSRVLTAESAMRPVHSTARESDGPRTALHRMRDHSIDSIYVTDRDRRLIGLLEAESASKAIDAKSETITDYLTQDFRNVHPEEPLQNLFAMFSDKSFPIAVVDKQQRLLGVVVKGAVLDELARAGEQ; translated from the coding sequence ATGGACGAGACACGCCCTGTCAAAATTCAGGTTCGCGGCTTAAGCAAGGTATTTGGCAAACAGCCGAAAAAAGCCCTTGAGCTTCGTGATCAAGGTTTAAAACGCCCTGAAATTCTTGAGAAAACTGGTCAAACATTAGGCCTTTCAAACATCTCATTCGACGTCTATGAAGGTGAGCTTCTTGTCATTATGGGACTTTCTGGTTCTGGCAAGTCAACCTTGATTCGTTGTTTAAACCGCCTGATTGATACCACCGAAGGTGAAATAATCATTGATGGCGAGAACATTCCTACGTTAAGTGAAAAGGCGCTGTTAGAGTGTCGCCGCCGCCATTTTTCTATGGTTTTTCAGAACTTTGCACTGTTCCCGCACCGCACCGTACGCCAAAACGCCGAGTTCGGGCTTGAAATTCGCGGTGTAGATAAAGCAGAGCGTAAGCAAATTGCCCAAAGCGCGCTAACGCAAGTGGGCCTTGATGGCTGGGAAGAAGCTTATCCAAATCAGCTTTCTGGTGGTATGCAGCAGCGTGTCGGTCTAGCCCGCGCCCTGGCGAATGATTCCACCGTGCTATTAATGGATGAAGCCTTTTCAGCGCTGGATCCTTTAATCCGAAAGGATATGCAGCAAGAGCTGCTGCAACTGCAATCCAAAATGCAGAAAACGACCGTCTTCATCACCCATGATTTAGATGAAGCACTCAATATCGGCGACCGCATCGTGCTGCTTAAAGATGGCGAAGTCGTACAGATTGGTACACCGGAAGAAATTTTAACCCAACCGGCCGATGACTATGTGCGCCGCTTTATCGAAGGCGTCGATCGTTCGCGGGTGTTAACCGCCGAGAGCGCCATGCGCCCCGTGCATTCTACCGCCCGTGAAAGCGACGGCCCGCGCACAGCACTTCATCGTATGCGTGACCACAGTATTGATTCCATTTATGTCACTGATCGTGATCGCCGCTTAATAGGCTTATTAGAGGCCGAGTCGGCAAGCAAGGCTATTGATGCCAAGTCAGAAACGATTACTGACTACCTGACTCAAGACTTCCGCAACGTCCATCCTGAAGAACCCCTACAAAACCTGTTTGCTATGTTTAGCGACAAAAGTTTCCCCATCGCCGTCGTTGACAAGCAACAGCGGTTGCTAGGTGTCGTTGTGAAGGGTGCGGTACTGGACGAATTAGCACGAGCAGGAGAACAGTAA
- a CDS encoding ABC transporter permease, protein MNIPRIPLGEWIESGLTWLTSEYSAVTRAISRFTQTGIDVLNDSLMWLPEWALLGLITLLCWKLAGTRLAIGAVAGLALIWNLGLWNPMIETLTLVVFATLVAVVIALPVGIAAALSNRLYRLIMPILDFMQTMPAFVYLIPAIPFFGIGSVSAIFATVIFSMPPAIRFTTLGIRQVPVELIEAADAYGATRSQKLFKVQLPLSLPTVMAGINQTIMLALSMVVIAAMIGADGLGSEVWRAIQRLRPGDGFEAGIAVVILAMLLDRLTQSLRKTRRSQ, encoded by the coding sequence ATGAATATTCCACGCATACCTCTTGGCGAATGGATTGAAAGCGGCCTGACCTGGTTAACCAGCGAATATTCAGCTGTAACCCGGGCAATCTCCCGCTTCACTCAGACCGGCATTGATGTATTAAACGACAGCTTGATGTGGTTACCTGAGTGGGCGCTACTTGGGTTAATCACCCTGCTCTGCTGGAAATTAGCGGGCACTCGCCTAGCGATTGGCGCGGTCGCTGGGCTAGCCTTGATTTGGAACCTGGGTCTCTGGAACCCGATGATTGAGACGCTCACCCTGGTGGTCTTCGCGACCCTGGTTGCCGTGGTTATCGCATTGCCTGTAGGCATTGCGGCGGCATTATCTAATCGGCTTTACCGATTGATTATGCCGATATTGGATTTCATGCAGACCATGCCTGCATTTGTCTACTTGATACCAGCAATTCCATTTTTTGGCATTGGCTCTGTCTCCGCCATTTTTGCGACAGTCATTTTCTCGATGCCACCAGCTATTCGCTTCACAACGTTAGGTATTCGCCAAGTACCCGTTGAGCTTATTGAAGCCGCCGACGCCTATGGCGCGACGCGCAGCCAAAAACTTTTCAAGGTTCAGCTTCCGCTCTCGCTACCCACGGTAATGGCGGGTATTAACCAGACCATTATGCTGGCACTCTCAATGGTGGTTATCGCCGCCATGATTGGTGCAGACGGTCTGGGTAGTGAAGTGTGGCGCGCTATTCAACGACTACGCCCTGGTGATGGCTTTGAAGCCGGTATCGCCGTAGTCATTCTGGCCATGCTACTTGATCGTTTAACTCAATCATTACGAAAAACACGACGCTCACAGTGA